The Leishmania panamensis strain MHOM/PA/94/PSC-1 chromosome 32 sequence genome window below encodes:
- a CDS encoding hypothetical protein (TriTrypDB/GeneDB-style sysID: LpmP.32.1500), whose translation MPFFGVDDILFLLASTTALLWAKRSDVVESGVYVAVKYLTDDRQEAARRAAAAGAAQGGTPTLLLKGFDLQTEATHPLSLQNYATRVETDPNPLVSTTLSATRAADRSDVTASVPLCVKESIYAQFCETPAVHQLPQVPHRHYNFHKRRPHVSLLATAPEEDVKECISSYSVAEVQSLFSKMEREALWEAVIHVSCGIHQAGQQLRYLNQHNVECALRTLLNTSHPDVALIYYFRFGEDMLVSDEILVALFYACRNDEQLSLELCHVLQPFKPHWTPAVYACCLTTTARFDYKQAIALYHAYMAAQRRQQVASQRTLRRVLASSSLLCEAGVVAAPAPLQLHYLYHVIIPLVVARDPASADAYVADMLVNDPKAAPEVLLKCLGLRKGQELAWRYLDDITSSISGSTVPEEVTKWVLAQRSIQCTEGAPADVAGLAIHLYRLRPSAMNMNTLLKLCAGPLDGREGPAGKAASADASKHESVAPASPANAASVCSELMRLASGRVVELTCLLHHMPLQSQLDAAVLARTITEQHASWGLATQFLSVMLRRKCFNVVSSLATHVARQGQWATAATSMAIYLSNQRAAMTAKEAKLCVESCVHAGQWASALFWVERAHAKGVALGPSTYDLVLGVSRHCSFEAAERVVMTMHAVGASCSEQGIFDFMETAAHHRKTANALCVLRHHNHVE comes from the coding sequence ATGCCGTTCTTTGGTGTAGATGACATTCTCTTTTTACTGGCCTCGACAACGGCACTGCTGTGGGCGAAGCGGTCTGATGTAGTGGAGTCTGGCGTCTACGTGGCAGTTAAGTACCTCACAGATGACCGTCAAGAAGCTGCACGccgtgccgcagcagcgggagctgCTCAAGGCGGCACCCCAACATTGCTACTCAAGGGCTTCGACCTGCAGACGGAGGCGACCCACCCGCTGTCCTTGCAGAACTATGCCACGCGAGTGGAAACAGACCCCAACCCTTTGGTTTCAACTACGTTAAGCGCCACCCGCGCTGCTGATAGAAGTGACGTGACCGCCTCGGTGCCGCTGTGTGTCAAGGAGAGTATTTACGCGCAGTTCTGTGAAACTCCGGCGGTGCACCAACTGCCTCAagtgccgcaccgccactacAACTTTCACAAGCGGCGCCCTCACGTATCCTTGCTTGCCACAGCCCCCGAGGAAGATGTTAAAGAGTGCATCTCGAGCTACTCGGTCGCTGAGGTGCAGTCGCTCTTCTCCAAGATGGAGCGGGAGGCGTTGTGGGAGGCAGTCATTCACGTTAGCTGCGGCATTCATCAGGCAGGGCAACAGCTGCGCTATCTCAACCAGCACAATGTGGAGTGTGCGCTTCGCACGCTGCTGAACACTTCTCACCCGGACGTGGCCCTCATTTACTACTTCCGCTTTGGCGAAGACATGCTTGTCTCGGACGAAATCCTAGTGGCGCTCTTTTACGCCTGCCGGAACGACGAACAGCTCAGCCTAGAGCTGTGCCACGTGCTCCAGCCTTTCAAGCCGCATTGGACCCCAGCGGTGTACGCTTGCTGTCTCACCACCACGGCACGCTTCGACTACAAGCAAGCCATAGCGCTCTACCATGCCTACATGGCAGCACAACGCAGGCAGCAAGTAGCTTCGCAACGTACACTGCGACGCGTgctggcctcctcctcgctgctctgCGAGGCCGGagtcgtggcggcgccggcaccgcTACAGCTGCACTACCTGTATCACGTCATTATTCCACTGGTTGTCGCACGCGATCCTGCTAGCGCGGACGCCTACGTGGCGGATATGCTGGTAAACGACCCGAAAGCAGCGCCGGAAGTGCTGCTCAAGTGTCTCGGTCTCCGAAAAGGTCAAGAGCTTGCCTGGAGATATCTTGACGACATTACAAGCAGCATCAGCGGATCAACGGTGCCAGAGGAAGTCACAAAGTGGGTACTGGCACAGAGGAGCATTCAGTGCACCGAGGGCGCCCCTGCCGATGTCGCTGGCCTGGCCATTCACCTCTACCGACTGCGGCCATCGGCTATGAACATGAATACGCTGCTGAAGCTCTGCGCAGGGCCCTTGgatgggagggagggaccGGCAGGGAAAGCGGCCTCTGCCGACGCGTCAAAACACGAATCGGTTGCCCCAGCGTCTCCAGCAAACGCCGCGTCTGTGTGTTCTGAACTCATGAGGTTGGCGAGTGGGCGAGTGGTGGAGCTGACCTGCCTCCTGCATCATATGCCTCTTCAATCCCAGCTTGATGCAGCCGTGTTGGCGCGCACCATTACCGAGCAGCACGCCTCCTGGGGACTCGCTACGCAGTTCCTTTCTGTGATGCTGCGGCGCAAGTGCTTCAACGTCGTATCAAGTCTTGCAACGCACGTGGCTCGCCAAGGACAGTGGGCGACGGCGGCCACGTCAATGGCCATCTATCTCAGCAATCAGCGGGCGGCTATGACGGCaaaggaggcgaagctgtGTGTTGAATCGTGCGTGCACGCGGGGCAGTGGGCCAGTGCTCTTTTCTGGGTGGAGCGGGCGCATGCAAAAGGTGTCGCTCTCGGCCCCTCTACCTATGACCTCGTACTCGGTGTGAGTCGCCACTGCAGCTTCGAGGCAGCGGAACGCGTGGTGATGACAATGCATGCCGTCGGTGCGTCGTGCTCAGAGCAGGGAATCTTTGACTTTATGGAAACTGCCGCCCATCACAGAAAGACAGCCAATGCGCTCTGTGTTCTCAGGCATCACAACCATGTTGAATAG
- a CDS encoding hypothetical protein (TriTrypDB/GeneDB-style sysID: LpmP.32.1510), translated as MKIMGQPPPGAKIIAGAPPPGFKMVHSIPAGAASPPLNSTPKSVSRDNISPNSMGIPTKTPIKMLPPGAKLISGLPPPGLRPISPEGAQQGATNPSLTPSRSVSPTNPPVFRILPNGVKVLVSPPRSGASVSAVRTLPGHPSASPPKMLIKSMGDSSSSGGAAVAPTLRTTVPLIPPQNGSFAVGPQASPPLHPGLPKPAPLRPGGTIVKVSETPARAQSEQHQETSAAAVHRSDGQVGMQRSQVDEISFHDENGTGGSRDDEIQFEEMTPSIPPQIPRASAAAEVIPGTSSSSSSSFDLREDPDEVTALPPLKATEGSATPRAAASPFSSLSAGEAAASEELKQRLHKHGLKESSKGSRKNKRRSHRAPPQDTVDDDKPSHKERREHRHRHHRSRSSETGHASRRSASLQSYSGPGASMSTSPPVVDGTLRRSPSQRAVASGNSDHVDTPEKVVMDQLRKDAFTPQALTSISRDRIAENFLSILCPQQYYGKVQRISRIRAFKADRAAAIGLRNSNSIYVATKGVMPNPYFYPQLRLRNTDGERLRSLSDADNVVEGAVSTPIILYEAAPGNMVFADTELDARHLLESNGNVNSCFMISNSAILFRNPEHYVVPIAALNVHWVPYTSPQSEPQCPIHKRELQLFDRCSKELVCVLCASRNGISVENFVVIPDVLGNVDSRRTIEQKMSIQLEEVQQSSKRWVVQHQRVRELCESKKQAIHHQFDLLIEALEAKRKEYTESCEAEFAYALTNVAREILITDEKVELLRAATEHVRTDPSKPLFSMQIATIAEGLSAASDLPSRFTRASLKLPPMSAGLVPNLEGVMSQVLALSPQLASSGGVGGESRMESRLLTHSKPHNGRRLMEDAVNIENEDRWHSSWTGATSAPASAKSLRRSTRFASSTTSPRPVLSGPVARREYTSGASASLHTRYAARATSPTRFATDSVSVPNSTGTSLFDFALHDLLSSFGTPHAKRRPPRYVQWAIRVENPGDWVGLGVGVGSTIDAWEQGSTNDLSHLWIVPVGMMGQVVYLRVAVNASSGHAKLTVHDARGKQLDAGEVPHWNAARPSYPQATFGGHIGTVRMIEIPHLVH; from the coding sequence ATGAAGATTATGGGTCAGCCACCCCCTGGGGCTAAGATCATAGCCGGCGCCCCACCGCCGGGGTTTAAGATGGTGCACAGCATCCCGGCAGgcgcagcgtcacctccGCTGAACAGTACGCCAAAGTCGGTGTCACGCGATAACATCTCTCCGAACTCAATGGGAATACCGACGAAGACCCCAATTAAGATGTTACCGCCGGGAGCGAAGCTGATAAGTggactgccaccaccagggTTGCGACCAATATCGCCTGAGGGAGCGCAACAGGGCGCCACAAACCCTTCTCTGACTCCGTCGCGGTCAGTGTCGCCCACAAATCCGCCTGTCTTTCGCATTTTACCAAATGGTGTAAAGGTGCTTGTAAGTCCGCCCCGCAGTGGAGCCTCTGTCAGTGCTGTTAGGACTCTACCCGGCCACCCGAGTGCGTCGCCGCCAAAGATGCTGATCAAGTCGATGGGCGACTCGTCGAGCTCAGGaggggcagcggtggcgccgacgctgcgcaccacgGTGCCCCTGATTCCTCCGCAGAACGGGAGTTTTGCTGTTGGGCCACAGGCAtccccaccgctgcacccAGGGCTACCAAAGCCCGCCCCATTGCGGCCCGGTGGGACTATAGTGAAGGTTAGCGAGACGCCTGCCAGGGCACAATCTGAGCAACACCAGGAGACATCAGCTGCCGCGGTACATCGGAGCGATGGGCAAGTTGGGATGCAGCGATCGCAAGTCGATGAGATCAGTTTCCATGACGAGAACGGCACAGGTGGCTCCCGTGACGATGAGATCCAGTTTGAGGAGATGACACCGTCGATTCCACCACAAATACCGCGCGCTagtgctgcggcagaggtgATCCCTGGCACCTCATCTtcgtcatcctcctcgttcgACCTCCGCGAAGACCCTGACGAAGTCACAGCACTCCCACCGCTGAAGGCTACAGAGGGCAGCGCCACGCCCAGAGCGGCGGCATCTCCGTTCTCCTCGTTGTCTGCCGGggaggctgctgcttctgAGGAGTTGAAGCAGCGGTTGCACAAGCACGGCTTaaaggagagcagcaaaggATCACGAAAGAATAAGCGGAGAAGCCAccgtgcgccgccgcaggaCACGGTGGATGACGACAAGCCGTCGCACAAGGAAAGACGCGAGCATCGACATCGGCACCACCGGTCTCGATCTAGCGAGACGGGCCACGCCTCGAGGCGCTCAGCATCGCTACAGTCATACAGCGGGCCTGGTGCTTCGATGAGTACCTCGCCTCCAGTGGTGGACGGCACGCTACGCCGTTCGCCATCGCAGCGAGCGGTAGCAAGTGGTAACAGTGACCACGTCGATACTCCAGAGAAGGTAGTCATGGATCAGCTGAGAAAAGATGCCTTTACCCCGCAGGCCCTCACGTCCATCTCTCGTGATCGAATAGCGGAGAACTTCTTGTCCATTCTTTGCCCTCAGCAGTATTATGGTAAGGTGCAGAGGATCAGCCGTATTCGAGCGTTCAAGGCAGACCGTGCTGCAGCCATCGGACTGCGCAACAGCAACTCCATCTATGTCGCAACAAAAGGCGTGATGCCGAACCCCTACTTCTatccgcagctgcggctgcgcaacACTGACGGTGAGAGGCTCAGGAGCCTCTCTGATGCCGATAACGTCGTCGAGGGTGCCGTAAGTACGCCAATTATTCTCTACGAAGCCGCCCCCGGCAACATGGTGTTCGCTGACACCGAGCTCGACGCACGGCACCTGCTCGAAAGCAACGGGAATGTCAACAGCTGCTTCATGATCAGTAACTCTGCCATTCTCTTTAGAAACCCCGAGCACTATGTGGTGCCCATCGCGGCGCTGAACGTGCACTGGGTGCCGTACACCTCACCGCAGTCGGAGCCGCAGTGTCCTATTCATAAgcgcgagctgcagctcttcgATCGGTGCTCAAAGGAGCTTGTCTGTGTCCTCTGCGCGTCGCGCAATGGAATTTCCGTCGAAAACTTTGTGGTGATCCCTGACGTCCTTGGCAACGTCGATTCGCGGCGCACCATTGAACAGAAGATGTCGATTCAGCTCGAGGAGGTACAGCAGTCGTCAAAGCGGTGGGtcgtgcagcaccagcgggtGCGGGAGCTGTGTGAGAGCAAAAAGCAGGCCATCCATCACCAGTTTGACCTCCTTATCGAGGCGCTGGaagcaaaaagaaaggagTATACGGAGTCGTGCGAGGCAGAGTTTGCCTACGCGCTGACGAACGTCGCCCGCGAAATCCTCATCACGGATGAGAAGGTGGAGTtgctgcgcgccgccacagaACACGTCCGCACTGACCCGTCGAAGCCGCTCTTTTCAATGCAAATCGCAACCATCGCTGAGGGCTTGAGCGCAGCCTCAGATTTGCCTTCGCGCTTTACGCGTGCCTCGCTGAAGTTGCCCCCGATGAGCGCCGGTCTTGTGCCGAACTTAGAGGGGGTCATGTCGCAAGTGCTGGCGCTCAGTCCGCAGCTGGCCTCTTCAGGAGGGGTAGGTGGGGAATCCCGTATGGAGAGTCGACTTCTGACACACTCAAAGCCTCACAATGGCCGGCGGCTGATGGAGGATGCAGTGAACATCGAGAACGAAGACCGCTGGCATTCAAGCTGGACCGGTGCCACTTCTGCTCCGGCCTCCGCCAAGTCGTTGCGTCGCAGTACTCGCTTTGCTTCCTCTACCACTTCACCCAGACCTGTCCTTTCTGGTCCTGTAGCGCGGCGAGAGTATACGAGCGGCGCATCCGCTTCTCTCCACACGCGATATGCTGCGAGGGCTACATCACCGACACGGTTTGCCACGGACTCTGTGTCGGTGCCGAACAGTACCGGCACTTCTCTGTTTGACTTTGCTCTTCACGACTTGCTAAGCAGCTTTGGCACACCACACGCAAAACGGCGGCCACCACGCTACGTGCAGTGGGCCATCCGAGTCGAGAATCCTGGTGATTGGGTTGGCCTCGGCGTCGGTGTCGGCAGCACGATTGACGCGTGGGAACAGGGCAGCACGAACGACCTCTCCCATTTGTGGATTGTACCAGTTGGTATGATGGGGCAGGTGGTGTACTTGCGCGTTGCCGTGAACGCTAGCAGCGGACACGCGAAGCTGACAGTGCACGACGCACGCGGAAAGCAGTTAGACGCCGGTGAGGTACCTCATTGGAACGCAGCGCGGCCATCCTACCCTCAGGCCACGTTCGGCGGGCACATTGGAACAGTTCGCATGATAGAGATCCCTCACCTTGTGCACTGA
- a CDS encoding hypothetical protein (TriTrypDB/GeneDB-style sysID: LpmP.32.1520) encodes MNDIYAKRLAQTTMFHQLMRSHGTLWAATQVTKEKLDLDFVKEEMMRVNGRRSMPLLVDAAAKENLAETHLAHLTEHCAWAESARAFAVQRQTPLTQHIASMGRMAETITQTKNASTSQLLFSEHMARIDGISEFEEEPLLEDEEDS; translated from the coding sequence ATGAACGATATTTACGCGAAGCGCTTGGCGCAGACGACGATGTTTCATCAGCTGATGCGCAGCCACGGCACACTGTGGGCAGCGACGCAGGTGACAAAAGAAAAGCTCGACTTGGATTTTGTGAAGGAAGAGATGATGCGCGTCAACGGTCGCCGttcgatgccgctgctcgtcgatgccgctgcgAAGGAAAACCTCGCCGAAACTCACCTTGCTCACCTGACGGAGCACTGTGCATGGGCCGAGTCCGCTCGCGCCTTCGccgtgcagcggcagaccCCGCTAACACAGCACATTGCCTCCATGGGACGCATGGCGGAGACCATCACGCAGACCAAAAATGCGTCGACGAGTCAACTCCTGTTTAGCGAGCACATGGCCCGCATTGACGGAATTAGTGAATTCGAGGAGGAGCCGCTCTtggaggacgaggaagacaGTTGA
- a CDS encoding hypothetical protein (TriTrypDB/GeneDB-style sysID: LpmP.32.1530), which yields MKWLSRLMRRTKRTPLPPKPYVDTASAGKHMVDARLYDSSDLTQVDPEKPHWQEMRFESREKVPFFDLFGCNRDWSWSLFKLSSLFFVMVFYWEMRSLAYMKDDPMRISSTTTVSPVPDYARDEKATEEELRKAGFAYIGVAQLDNLGIPAAASPEPGHKA from the coding sequence ATGAAGTGGCTAAGCCGTCTGATGCGGCGTACAAAGCGTACGCCGCTCCCACCAAAGCCGTATGTCGACACCGCCTCCGCAGGGAAGCACATGGTGGACGCGCGGTTGTACGACAGCAGCGATCTTACCCAGGTCGACCCCGAAAAGCCGCACTGGCAGGAGATGCGCTTCGAGTCTCGCGAAAAGGTGCCATTTTTCGACCTCTTTGGCTGCAACCGGGACTGGAGCTGGTCGCTATTCAAGCTGTCGAGCCTCTTTTTTGTGATGGTCTTCTACTGGGAGATGCGTTCTCTGGCATACATGAAGGATGACCCAATGAGGATATCGTCCACTACTACGGTGTCTCCCGTGCCAGACTATGCCAGAGACGAAAaggcgacggaggaggagctgcgcaaggcCGGCTTTGCGTATATTGGCGTGGCTCAACTGGATAACCTGGGCAtaccggcggcggcctcgccCGAACCGGGTCACAAGGCGTGA